The following proteins are encoded in a genomic region of Paenibacillus sp. FSL H3-0469:
- a CDS encoding PolC-type DNA polymerase III, translating to MEHNVERRKRFELLMKQGEIPPAMIDPYFVDGQIERVEISRGNHDWHIVIAKTTLIPAQTYRAFILRMREKLQHIAKVSFLFLYDDTVSRADIVQEYWGMFLEWVQREIPSVNGWLTRSSQELRDGTLILSLNDSMSLELARKKGIEAAIIKYYDKYFALPLKVKLQMAEDESKSKADAYEEFQQKLQQEQRELVELMMMNSEPDEPEEAGDPNEVIKLQVGNDIKEQAVSILEIQDEEKKITIQGTIFGLDRKELRNGNTLFTFCITDFTDSLQMKMFAKTKEELKIMGQLANGKWVRARGKVEYDRFMQIPELVMIPSDLTEVSAPPARKDNAKEKRVEFHLHTTMSTMDAVAPIDAYVKTAAKWGHPALAVTDHGNVQSFPDANHAAHKHKLKMLYGVEANVVNDAVNIVENAQPLELKTATYVVFDIETTGLSITRNNITELAAIKMCEGKELDRYTTFVNPHEKIPYHIQQLTNITDEMVKDAPDLEPVLREFVEFVGDSILVAHNARFDMGFIQASLKKLGQPELPNPSLDTLELARLLFPSMKNHRLNTLADKYKVLLESHHRAVDDTIALGGILNGLLADAEKMKGLTRLDRLNDYVGNDLSNVRPFHCGIYALNPIGKKNLYKLISMSHTEYYKRVPCIPKSKLEEHRDGLLVISGCERGEFFEAVLNKTVEEAIEVAQFYDVLEIQPLTMYMHLVDKGFVASPEDLRSVVRKICEIGEQMNKPVIATGNVHYLEPRDKLFRDITIHGITGFSPLKDQNKPDAHFRTTDEMLAEFEYLGAAKAKEVVVTNTVELAERFEEYDLFPSDLFTPIIEGADDEIRNTCYDTAKSIYGEELPEVVVARLEKELAPIIKYGFSANYLISERLVKKSNQDGYLVGSRGSVGSSVVATFLGISEVNPLPAHYICTNSECRHSEWFLDGSVPSGFDLPDKDCPDCGGKLKGEGQDIPFETFLGFKGDKVPDIDLNFSGEYQPNAHNFTKTMFGPDNVFRAGTIGTVAEKTAFGFTKKYEEHHQKRWRGAEVGRLAAGCTGVKRSTGQHPGGIVVLPDYMEIEDITPVQFPADDVTAEWKTTHFDYHAFDANLLKLDILGHDDPTMMRMLQDLTGVDPTTIPMNDPKVMSMFNSTDALGVRPDQIRTPVATYGVPEMGTKFVRQMLVEAKPSSFADLLQISGLSHGTGVWLGNAQELIKNNTCNIKTVIGCRDDIMLYLIYKAGMDASLAFKITESVRKGKGLPPEWIEEMKNCKVPQWYIDSCLKIQYMFPKAHAAAYVISAVRTAFFKLYHPIEYYATYFSVRAADFDIELCCKGYEAIARQLVEIEAKGFQALPKEKAMLPVLEMALEMTARGFTFKNIDLYRSDATKFTVDGTSLTPPFSSLAGIGDNAAINIAAAKDAGEFLSIEDFQQKSKASKTVIELLTGMGCFRGLPESNQLSLF from the coding sequence ATGGAGCATAACGTGGAGAGAAGAAAGAGATTTGAGCTGTTGATGAAGCAGGGGGAGATTCCGCCTGCCATGATTGATCCTTATTTTGTAGACGGACAGATTGAACGGGTGGAGATTAGCCGCGGCAACCATGACTGGCATATCGTGATTGCGAAGACAACCCTAATTCCCGCCCAGACCTACAGGGCCTTTATCCTAAGAATGCGTGAGAAGCTGCAGCATATTGCCAAGGTCAGCTTCTTGTTCCTATATGATGATACTGTAAGCAGAGCTGATATTGTGCAGGAGTACTGGGGCATGTTCCTGGAGTGGGTCCAGCGTGAGATTCCTTCCGTCAACGGTTGGCTGACGCGTTCCAGTCAGGAGCTGCGGGACGGTACGCTCATCCTTAGCCTGAATGATTCGATGTCACTTGAGCTGGCCCGCAAGAAGGGTATCGAAGCCGCCATTATTAAATATTATGATAAATATTTCGCACTTCCCCTCAAGGTCAAGCTGCAAATGGCCGAGGACGAGAGTAAGAGCAAGGCGGATGCCTATGAGGAATTCCAGCAAAAGCTCCAGCAGGAGCAGCGTGAGCTGGTAGAGCTGATGATGATGAATAGCGAGCCGGACGAGCCTGAAGAAGCCGGGGACCCAAATGAGGTCATTAAGCTTCAGGTAGGGAATGACATCAAAGAGCAGGCCGTCTCCATTCTGGAGATTCAGGATGAAGAGAAGAAGATTACAATCCAGGGGACGATCTTCGGGCTGGACCGCAAGGAGCTGCGTAACGGAAATACGCTGTTCACCTTCTGCATCACAGACTTTACAGATTCCCTGCAGATGAAGATGTTCGCCAAGACCAAGGAAGAGCTGAAGATCATGGGTCAGCTGGCTAACGGCAAATGGGTCCGTGCGCGCGGTAAAGTGGAATATGACCGGTTCATGCAGATTCCCGAGCTGGTGATGATTCCTTCGGATCTGACTGAGGTATCGGCGCCCCCTGCCCGTAAGGACAATGCCAAGGAGAAACGTGTGGAGTTCCACTTGCATACGACTATGAGCACGATGGATGCGGTAGCACCGATTGATGCCTATGTCAAAACAGCTGCGAAATGGGGACACCCGGCGCTTGCAGTGACCGACCACGGCAATGTTCAGAGCTTCCCGGATGCGAACCACGCCGCCCATAAGCATAAGCTCAAGATGCTTTACGGTGTGGAGGCCAATGTAGTCAATGATGCGGTCAATATCGTGGAGAATGCGCAGCCGCTGGAGCTCAAGACTGCAACCTATGTTGTCTTCGACATCGAGACCACGGGGCTGTCCATTACACGCAACAACATCACGGAGCTTGCTGCGATCAAGATGTGCGAAGGCAAAGAGCTGGACCGTTACACCACCTTCGTTAATCCGCATGAGAAAATCCCCTACCACATCCAGCAATTAACGAACATTACGGATGAAATGGTCAAAGATGCCCCGGATTTGGAACCGGTACTGAGGGAATTTGTGGAGTTCGTAGGAGACAGCATTCTCGTTGCGCACAATGCGCGGTTCGATATGGGCTTCATTCAAGCTTCTCTGAAGAAGCTGGGTCAGCCGGAGCTGCCGAATCCTTCACTGGATACGCTGGAGCTGGCGCGTCTGCTCTTCCCGAGCATGAAGAACCACCGGCTCAATACGCTTGCTGACAAGTACAAGGTATTGCTGGAGAGCCATCACCGTGCGGTGGATGATACGATTGCATTGGGCGGGATTCTGAACGGTCTCTTAGCCGATGCTGAGAAGATGAAGGGCTTGACCCGGCTGGACCGGCTGAATGATTATGTAGGCAATGACCTGTCGAATGTTCGGCCGTTTCACTGCGGCATCTATGCACTGAATCCGATCGGCAAAAAGAACCTCTATAAGCTGATTTCAATGTCTCATACCGAGTACTACAAGCGCGTACCCTGCATTCCCAAATCGAAGCTTGAAGAGCATCGTGACGGACTGCTCGTCATATCCGGCTGTGAGCGGGGCGAGTTCTTCGAGGCTGTGCTGAATAAGACCGTGGAAGAGGCGATTGAGGTTGCCCAGTTCTATGATGTTCTGGAAATCCAGCCGCTGACTATGTACATGCATCTGGTGGATAAAGGATTCGTAGCGAGTCCAGAGGACCTGCGGAGTGTTGTACGCAAAATCTGTGAGATCGGTGAGCAGATGAATAAGCCTGTGATTGCCACGGGGAATGTGCACTATCTGGAGCCGCGCGATAAGCTGTTCCGCGATATTACAATCCACGGGATTACCGGGTTCAGTCCGCTGAAGGACCAGAACAAGCCGGACGCCCACTTCCGTACAACCGATGAGATGCTTGCTGAGTTCGAATACCTGGGTGCAGCCAAAGCGAAGGAAGTTGTGGTCACGAATACGGTTGAGCTGGCTGAGCGGTTCGAGGAATACGACCTGTTCCCAAGCGATCTCTTCACGCCTATTATTGAAGGGGCAGATGATGAGATCCGCAATACCTGCTATGACACAGCCAAATCGATCTACGGCGAAGAGCTGCCGGAGGTTGTGGTTGCCCGTCTGGAGAAGGAGCTTGCCCCGATTATTAAATACGGTTTCTCCGCTAACTATCTGATCTCGGAACGGCTTGTCAAAAAGTCGAACCAGGACGGTTATCTCGTCGGTTCCCGTGGCTCGGTAGGCTCGTCTGTAGTGGCAACATTCCTTGGAATCTCGGAGGTTAACCCGCTTCCGGCTCATTATATTTGTACCAATTCGGAATGCCGGCACAGCGAATGGTTCCTGGACGGAAGTGTGCCAAGCGGCTTCGACCTGCCGGATAAGGACTGTCCGGATTGCGGCGGCAAGCTTAAGGGAGAAGGCCAGGATATTCCATTTGAGACCTTCCTGGGCTTCAAAGGGGACAAGGTTCCCGATATCGACCTTAACTTCTCCGGGGAGTATCAGCCGAATGCTCATAACTTTACCAAAACGATGTTCGGTCCTGATAATGTATTCCGTGCGGGAACCATCGGTACGGTGGCGGAGAAGACCGCCTTCGGCTTCACCAAGAAATATGAAGAGCATCACCAGAAGCGCTGGCGCGGCGCGGAGGTTGGACGGCTTGCCGCCGGCTGTACCGGTGTGAAGCGCAGTACGGGGCAGCATCCCGGCGGTATCGTTGTTTTGCCGGACTACATGGAGATCGAAGATATCACTCCAGTGCAGTTCCCGGCAGATGACGTTACAGCCGAGTGGAAGACCACTCACTTTGACTATCACGCCTTCGATGCCAACCTGCTCAAGCTCGATATCCTCGGCCACGATGATCCGACCATGATGCGCATGCTGCAGGATCTGACTGGTGTGGACCCGACGACTATTCCAATGAATGATCCCAAGGTGATGAGCATGTTTAACTCCACAGATGCGCTGGGAGTAAGGCCGGATCAGATCCGGACTCCGGTAGCAACTTATGGGGTGCCGGAGATGGGGACGAAGTTCGTCCGCCAGATGCTTGTGGAAGCGAAGCCGTCCAGCTTTGCCGACTTGCTGCAGATTTCCGGGCTGTCCCATGGAACCGGCGTGTGGCTGGGGAATGCCCAGGAGCTGATCAAGAACAATACCTGCAACATTAAGACGGTAATCGGCTGCCGTGATGATATTATGCTCTATCTGATCTATAAGGCGGGCATGGATGCCAGTCTGGCCTTCAAAATTACGGAGAGCGTGCGTAAAGGGAAGGGACTGCCGCCGGAGTGGATTGAGGAGATGAAGAATTGCAAGGTGCCGCAGTGGTACATCGATTCCTGTCTCAAAATCCAGTACATGTTCCCGAAGGCCCATGCCGCGGCTTATGTTATTTCAGCGGTGCGCACAGCCTTCTTCAAGCTGTATCATCCGATAGAATACTATGCGACTTACTTCTCGGTCCGCGCGGCCGATTTCGATATCGAACTGTGCTGCAAAGGCTACGAAGCCATTGCGCGCCAGCTGGTAGAGATCGAAGCCAAGGGCTTCCAGGCGCTGCCTAAGGAAAAAGCCATGCTTCCGGTCCTGGAGATGGCCCTGGAGATGACCGCACGCGGCTTCACCTTCAAGAACATTGATCTGTACCGCTCGGATGCTACCAAATTCACAGTGGATGGCACCAGCCTGACCCCTCCATTCTCCTCGCTTGCGGGAATCGGGGATAATGCTGCGATTAATATCGCCGCTGCCAAGGACGCAGGAGAATTCCTCTCCATTGAGGATTTCCAGCAGAAATCCAAGGCCAGTAAAACGGTGATTGAGCTGCTCACGGGAATGGGCTGCTTCCGGGGATTGCCGGAGAGCAACCAGCTTTCACTGTTCTGA
- the proS gene encoding proline--tRNA ligase has translation MAKDKQFVTEITPQGEDFSRWYIDVIKKADLMDYSPVRGCIVFKPDGYEIWEHIQEEMNRRLKATGHRNAYFPLFIPESFFQKEKEHVEGFNPELPWVTEAGGDVLEERLAIRPTSETMFGHMYSKWIQSYRDLPVLINQWANVVRWEKRTLPFIRTTEFLWQEGHTAHENETEAREETMKMLDNYRDFVETFLAIPVVTGQKTPSERFAGAVDTYSIEAMMKDGRAVQAATSHYLGTKFAVAFDIQYLNRENVLEHAHTTSWGSTTRLIGSLIMVHGDDRGLALPPKVAPTQVIMIPIGPPKTREAVIGRTDELFGELKSAGIRVRVDDRADVTPGWKFNEYEMRGVPVRLELGPRDMENGVCVLVSRISGEKKVIQQENLVEEVNAMLEQVHQEMYERALKFREDHFYSVDTLEQMKDSMEEKRGFALAGWCGSEECETKVKEETGAGSRNIPFHPSETKETCICCGKPAHHTVVFAKAY, from the coding sequence ATGGCCAAAGACAAGCAGTTCGTTACAGAGATCACGCCGCAGGGCGAGGATTTCTCACGCTGGTATATCGATGTTATCAAAAAAGCGGACCTGATGGATTATTCACCGGTCCGCGGCTGTATCGTATTCAAACCGGACGGCTACGAGATCTGGGAGCATATCCAGGAGGAAATGAACCGCCGCCTGAAGGCCACCGGTCACCGGAACGCCTACTTCCCGCTGTTCATTCCCGAGAGCTTTTTCCAGAAGGAAAAGGAACATGTGGAGGGCTTCAACCCGGAGCTGCCTTGGGTCACTGAGGCCGGAGGCGATGTGCTGGAAGAGCGTCTGGCAATCCGTCCTACATCCGAGACGATGTTCGGGCATATGTATTCTAAATGGATTCAGTCTTACCGTGACCTTCCGGTGCTAATCAACCAATGGGCGAACGTAGTCCGCTGGGAGAAACGTACTCTGCCGTTCATCCGCACGACTGAATTCCTCTGGCAGGAAGGCCATACCGCGCATGAGAATGAGACGGAAGCACGCGAAGAAACGATGAAGATGCTTGATAACTACCGCGACTTCGTGGAGACTTTTCTGGCGATTCCGGTAGTGACCGGACAGAAGACGCCATCCGAGCGGTTCGCCGGTGCGGTGGATACGTATTCCATTGAAGCGATGATGAAGGATGGACGGGCGGTTCAAGCCGCTACCTCACATTACCTGGGCACCAAGTTCGCGGTTGCTTTTGATATCCAATACCTGAACCGGGAGAATGTACTGGAACACGCACATACCACCTCATGGGGCTCTACCACACGCCTGATCGGTTCCCTCATCATGGTGCATGGTGACGACCGTGGACTGGCTCTGCCGCCGAAGGTAGCGCCTACACAGGTCATTATGATTCCAATCGGACCGCCTAAGACCCGCGAAGCTGTCATCGGACGTACCGATGAACTGTTTGGTGAACTCAAGAGTGCCGGAATCCGTGTGCGTGTAGATGACCGTGCCGATGTAACCCCGGGCTGGAAGTTCAATGAATATGAAATGCGCGGCGTTCCTGTCCGTCTGGAGCTTGGACCGCGTGATATGGAGAATGGAGTCTGTGTGCTCGTATCCCGGATCAGCGGCGAGAAGAAGGTCATTCAGCAGGAGAACCTGGTTGAAGAAGTGAATGCTATGCTGGAACAGGTCCACCAGGAAATGTACGAGCGGGCACTGAAATTCCGCGAGGATCATTTCTATTCCGTAGATACGCTTGAGCAAATGAAGGATTCTATGGAGGAGAAACGCGGTTTTGCGCTTGCAGGCTGGTGTGGCTCTGAGGAATGTGAGACCAAGGTCAAGGAAGAGACCGGTGCAGGCAGCCGTAATATTCCGTTCCACCCGTCAGAAACGAAAGAGACCTGTATTTGCTGCGGCAAACCTGCTCATCACACGGTTGTATTTGCCAAAGCGTATTAA
- the rseP gene encoding RIP metalloprotease RseP — MEMVRVVFLTVFMFFVLVTVHEWGHYYFAKRAGILVREFAIGFGPKLFSYKRGETQFTLRLLPFGGYARMAGEDPEMVEIGPGQTIAVRLGQDNKVKNIYLDSLDTRRNVIRGEAQFTDLENDLKIRLDVDGEVTTYDVNPQAMMIKGTQQTQIAPKDRQFGSKTVGQRAIAILAGPVMNFILAFVLFALHLQMAGIPVENPTYVKIGDVSLGMPAQEAGLQKGDIVVTVDGQAIGGDYQKMIKLTSASKGKEMNWTLKRGEETFSVTMVPRGMEGEQGGKVGITPELPTRKAGVGETITKSSKAMVDTTELIFVGFKQLINKFNMDDISGPVGTFQLTGQIAQQGIQYLTYWAAILSLYLGIFNLLPIPALDGSRLVFLGVEALRGKPVDPSREGMVHFVGFALLFLVMIAVTYNDILRLISG; from the coding sequence ATGGAGATGGTAAGAGTTGTTTTTTTAACGGTGTTTATGTTCTTTGTTCTGGTGACTGTCCATGAATGGGGACATTATTATTTTGCCAAACGCGCCGGAATTCTTGTACGGGAATTTGCGATCGGTTTCGGTCCGAAACTGTTCTCTTATAAACGCGGTGAAACCCAGTTCACGCTTCGTCTGCTGCCCTTCGGGGGATACGCTCGTATGGCCGGCGAAGACCCGGAGATGGTTGAGATCGGCCCTGGGCAGACCATTGCCGTCCGGCTGGGCCAGGACAACAAGGTGAAGAATATTTACCTTGATTCCCTGGATACGCGCAGAAATGTTATACGCGGCGAAGCGCAGTTCACAGATCTGGAGAATGATCTGAAAATCCGCCTTGATGTAGATGGTGAAGTGACCACCTATGATGTGAATCCGCAGGCAATGATGATCAAGGGCACCCAGCAGACACAAATCGCGCCTAAGGACCGCCAGTTCGGGAGCAAAACCGTCGGCCAGCGAGCGATAGCCATCCTGGCAGGTCCAGTGATGAACTTCATTCTGGCGTTTGTGCTATTTGCACTTCATCTGCAAATGGCCGGTATTCCGGTGGAGAACCCGACCTATGTGAAGATCGGTGACGTCAGCTTAGGAATGCCTGCGCAGGAAGCTGGCCTTCAGAAGGGTGATATTGTCGTCACTGTGGACGGGCAGGCCATCGGCGGAGATTATCAGAAGATGATCAAGCTGACCTCGGCCTCCAAAGGCAAAGAAATGAACTGGACGCTAAAACGTGGTGAAGAGACCTTCAGTGTGACCATGGTTCCCCGCGGAATGGAAGGGGAGCAGGGCGGCAAGGTTGGAATTACGCCGGAGCTGCCTACCCGAAAGGCCGGAGTGGGTGAGACAATTACCAAGTCAAGCAAAGCTATGGTGGACACCACGGAGTTAATTTTTGTCGGCTTCAAACAGCTGATCAACAAATTTAATATGGATGATATTTCCGGGCCGGTAGGCACGTTCCAGTTGACAGGACAGATTGCCCAGCAGGGGATTCAGTATCTGACGTACTGGGCGGCTATTCTCAGCTTGTACTTAGGGATCTTTAATCTGCTGCCGATTCCTGCCTTGGATGGCAGCCGCCTGGTGTTCCTTGGTGTTGAGGCACTGCGCGGCAAGCCGGTGGACCCGAGCAGGGAAGGCATGGTCCACTTTGTAGGCTTTGCCCTGCTGTTCCTGGTGATGATCGCTGTTACGTATAATGATATTTTACGCCTCATAAGCGGCTGA
- a CDS encoding 1-deoxy-D-xylulose-5-phosphate reductoisomerase, giving the protein MKRISILGSTGSIGTQTLDVVAMHPEAFEVDGLAAGSNTSLLLEQVRRFKPRRVSVSTQELAEEIRSSLPAGVELYSGSEGLVEIAAGGDAQTVVTALVGSVGLQSTLAAIEAGRHIGLANKETLVTAGHLVTELAGRKGVKLLPVDSEHSAIFQCLNGENRNDVASITITASGGSFRDYKREQLTNVTVADALRHPNWSMGAKITIDSATMVNKGLEVIEAHHLFALPYEQINVVLHPESIIHSYVEFCDSSIIAQLGTPDMRVPIQYALTYPDRWPSPAKRLSLAQVASLTFREMDYERYPALKMAIDCGIAGGTFTTAFNAANEVAVARFLRGEIPFLRIDEIIDEVLQRHQNEANPGLEQIHRSDIASRELAAIL; this is encoded by the coding sequence GTGAAAAGAATAAGTATTCTCGGCTCCACGGGTTCCATCGGTACCCAGACGCTGGATGTGGTAGCTATGCATCCGGAAGCTTTTGAAGTCGATGGACTGGCGGCGGGAAGTAATACTTCACTGCTGCTGGAACAGGTCCGCCGTTTCAAGCCTCGCCGTGTATCGGTATCGACGCAGGAGCTTGCAGAGGAGATCAGATCCAGTCTGCCTGCCGGTGTAGAGCTGTATAGCGGAAGTGAAGGTCTGGTGGAGATTGCTGCCGGAGGCGATGCACAGACGGTCGTAACTGCGCTTGTAGGCAGTGTAGGACTTCAGTCTACGCTGGCGGCAATTGAAGCCGGCAGACATATTGGACTGGCTAATAAGGAGACACTGGTGACCGCCGGACATCTGGTTACAGAGCTGGCTGGACGCAAAGGCGTGAAGCTGCTGCCAGTCGACAGCGAGCATTCAGCAATTTTTCAATGCTTAAATGGCGAGAACCGTAATGATGTAGCTTCAATTACCATTACAGCCTCGGGTGGATCGTTCCGTGATTATAAGCGTGAACAGCTTACGAATGTAACGGTAGCGGACGCACTGCGTCACCCCAATTGGAGCATGGGGGCCAAGATTACTATTGACTCGGCAACCATGGTTAACAAAGGCCTGGAGGTTATTGAAGCCCACCATTTGTTCGCCCTTCCGTATGAGCAGATTAATGTGGTTCTGCATCCGGAGAGCATCATTCACTCGTATGTGGAGTTCTGTGACAGCAGCATTATTGCTCAGCTTGGGACTCCTGATATGCGGGTTCCCATTCAATATGCGCTCACCTATCCCGACCGCTGGCCTTCTCCTGCGAAGCGTTTGTCTCTGGCTCAGGTAGCCAGCCTGACCTTCCGGGAGATGGATTATGAGCGCTATCCGGCGCTGAAGATGGCCATTGACTGTGGCATAGCGGGCGGCACATTCACAACAGCCTTCAATGCAGCCAATGAGGTCGCCGTGGCCCGCTTCCTGCGCGGTGAGATTCCCTTCCTGCGGATTGATGAGATTATTGATGAAGTGCTTCAGCGTCATCAGAATGAGGCGAACCCTGGTCTGGAACAGATTCACAGGAGCGATATAGCTTCCCGGGAGCTTGCGGCTATCCTGTAA
- a CDS encoding phosphatidate cytidylyltransferase, producing the protein MKQRLITGIVAGALFLGLCYWGGWPYQLMLTAMALIGYYEFVKMTGTATFGLTAVFGYASVVGFMIPWDLLEMKKLFSWEQGIWLVLLLFLLVTVFSKNKLDIKITAMMFTGIVYIGMGFSYMGVARGAGDGHGLFWTILLLCCIWGSDAGAYFVGRSFGKNKLWPAISPNKTIEGALGGVLISAVISIVFALLVPDLLTIGRALLIGIACAVLGQLGDLVQSAYKRVYGIKDSGSLLPGHGGILDRCDSWIIVFPFVHIVMLMPYY; encoded by the coding sequence TTGAAGCAGCGATTGATTACCGGAATTGTTGCCGGAGCCTTGTTTTTAGGGTTATGCTATTGGGGCGGCTGGCCGTATCAGCTGATGCTGACTGCCATGGCCCTCATCGGCTATTATGAATTTGTGAAAATGACAGGTACAGCAACCTTCGGGCTGACGGCTGTATTTGGTTATGCCTCTGTTGTAGGCTTTATGATTCCTTGGGACCTCCTGGAAATGAAAAAGTTATTCTCCTGGGAACAGGGGATATGGCTGGTGTTGCTGCTGTTCCTGCTGGTCACTGTGTTCAGTAAGAATAAGCTGGATATCAAAATCACCGCGATGATGTTCACTGGCATTGTTTACATAGGAATGGGGTTCTCGTATATGGGAGTCGCCCGCGGTGCGGGAGATGGCCATGGCCTCTTCTGGACGATCCTGCTGCTGTGCTGTATATGGGGCAGTGATGCCGGAGCCTATTTTGTCGGCAGAAGCTTCGGGAAGAACAAGCTGTGGCCTGCAATCAGTCCTAATAAGACTATAGAGGGCGCGCTTGGCGGAGTATTGATTTCTGCTGTCATATCGATTGTGTTTGCTTTACTGGTTCCTGATCTGCTGACTATCGGACGCGCGCTGCTGATTGGAATTGCCTGCGCTGTGCTGGGTCAGCTTGGAGATCTTGTACAATCTGCCTATAAACGGGTGTACGGTATTAAGGATTCAGGCTCACTTCTGCCGGGTCACGGTGGCATCCTGGACCGCTGCGACAGCTGGATCATCGTATTTCCTTTCGTACATATCGTAATGCTGATGCCTTACTATTAA
- a CDS encoding isoprenyl transferase — protein sequence MIKRIQEWLSRKDRQEPVEISPDNIPRHVAIIMDGNGRWAKRRGMPRVVGHQNGMKAVKRATIAANDLGVEFLTLYAFSTENWSRPKDEVDFLMRLPVEFLAIELDELIEKNVQVRVMGDTDSLPSHTRKAMEEAVARTQSNTGLILNFALNYGGRKEIENCMRDLGKDIQAGILSPEEITSELIDSRMLSSGLPDPDLLIRTSGEMRLSNFMLWQIAYSEFWFTDAYWPEFDKAHLMQAVAEYQRRTRRYGGLK from the coding sequence ATGATCAAACGGATTCAAGAATGGCTGAGCCGTAAAGACAGGCAGGAGCCAGTCGAGATTTCACCGGATAATATTCCCCGGCACGTAGCGATAATTATGGATGGCAACGGGCGCTGGGCGAAACGGCGCGGTATGCCCCGGGTTGTGGGCCATCAGAACGGGATGAAGGCAGTCAAACGTGCTACGATTGCAGCGAATGACCTCGGAGTAGAATTTTTGACGCTGTACGCTTTCTCTACGGAGAATTGGAGCCGGCCGAAGGATGAAGTGGATTTCCTGATGCGTCTCCCCGTTGAATTCCTGGCGATTGAACTGGACGAATTAATTGAAAAGAATGTACAGGTTCGCGTAATGGGTGATACCGACTCGCTGCCTTCCCATACGCGCAAGGCGATGGAAGAAGCGGTGGCCCGCACACAGAGTAATACTGGACTTATTTTGAATTTTGCACTCAACTATGGCGGGCGCAAAGAGATAGAGAACTGTATGCGCGACTTGGGCAAGGATATCCAGGCAGGAATCCTGTCACCTGAAGAAATTACTTCAGAGCTGATTGACAGCAGAATGTTGTCCAGCGGCTTGCCTGATCCTGACCTGCTGATTCGTACCAGCGGAGAGATGCGGCTCAGTAATTTTATGCTGTGGCAAATCGCATACAGTGAATTTTGGTTTACGGATGCATACTGGCCGGAATTCGACAAGGCGCATCTGATGCAGGCTGTGGCTGAATATCAGCGCCGCACACGCCGTTATGGTGGATTGAAGTAG
- the frr gene encoding ribosome recycling factor produces the protein MPQSVKKNAEERMEKAILSLKRDLATLRAGRASTSLLDRIQVEYYGAPTPINQLANISTPDSRTLLIQPWDKTSMSDIEKAIMKSDIGITPANDGTIIRLSIPPLTEERRTELVKFTKKFGEEAKVAIRNIRRDANDDIKKMEKNGISEDESHGHQEDIQKSTDKFIAEVDKVLLSKEKEIMEV, from the coding sequence ATGCCACAATCGGTTAAGAAGAATGCTGAAGAGCGTATGGAAAAAGCGATTCTCTCGCTGAAACGCGACTTGGCAACACTGCGGGCAGGACGCGCTTCGACGTCGCTGCTGGATCGCATCCAGGTTGAGTATTACGGTGCTCCAACTCCGATCAATCAGCTGGCTAACATCAGCACACCGGATTCCCGGACGTTGCTGATCCAGCCGTGGGACAAAACCTCAATGTCAGACATCGAAAAGGCGATTATGAAATCCGACATCGGGATTACACCAGCCAATGATGGTACGATCATCCGCCTGTCGATTCCTCCGCTTACCGAAGAACGCCGCACTGAGCTGGTGAAATTCACCAAGAAGTTCGGTGAAGAAGCTAAGGTAGCGATCCGCAACATCCGCCGCGATGCCAACGATGACATCAAGAAGATGGAGAAGAACGGCATTTCAGAAGATGAATCCCATGGACATCAGGAAGATATCCAGAAATCAACGGATAAGTTCATAGCTGAAGTCGACAAAGTGCTCTTGTCCAAAGAAAAAGAGATTATGGAAGTATAA